The following proteins are co-located in the Paracoccaceae bacterium Fryx2 genome:
- a CDS encoding LysE family translocator: protein MFEFTLALLLFLLPLAYSPGPGNMFFAAIGARFGLRASLPATTGYHLATFIVTAVIGLGFAELAGLSSSALEVLRIGGSVYVLWLAWLFLRAGATTGVAKAREATALDGAILLILNPKAYLIVVLMFSQFLPASAISDAALVLWITTVFTVNNFVAFTIWTLAGDLLLRRFRSASAARPINIAFGIMLAAVAIWMLFR, encoded by the coding sequence ATGTTCGAATTTACGCTTGCCCTTTTGCTGTTTCTCTTGCCGCTGGCGTACAGCCCGGGGCCGGGGAACATGTTCTTTGCGGCAATTGGCGCGCGCTTTGGGCTGCGTGCATCGCTGCCCGCGACCACAGGCTATCACCTGGCCACATTTATCGTGACAGCGGTCATTGGGCTTGGCTTTGCCGAATTGGCCGGGCTGAGTTCAAGTGCGTTAGAAGTTCTGCGAATTGGCGGATCGGTTTACGTCCTTTGGCTGGCATGGCTGTTCTTGCGTGCAGGCGCCACGACAGGTGTCGCCAAGGCGCGCGAGGCAACAGCGTTGGATGGGGCGATCCTGCTGATCCTGAACCCCAAAGCCTATCTGATCGTTGTCTTGATGTTCAGCCAGTTTTTGCCCGCCTCGGCGATAAGCGATGCAGCACTTGTCCTCTGGATCACGACCGTGTTCACCGTGAACAACTTCGTGGCCTTCACCATCTGGACGCTGGCAGGCGACCTTCTGTTGCGACGGTTTCGCAGTGCCTCTGCTGCGCGGCCGATAAACATTGCCTTTGGTATCATGCTCGCCGCCGTCGCGATCTGGATGCTGTTTCGGTGA